TTTCTGATGATCAATCGGCGGTTTTCGACTAGCATTAAATTGAGAAATGGCTTTGATTTACACCGAGTGACAAGGTTGTAGGGGGTGGGGTGTCCAATCCAGCATCAGGGGCTCAATCAGGCTCATTGAGTCTGTAAACAGGCGAATCACCGATCTGTCAAACTCAGcgtttaatgaaaaattacatagTGTACCTCTTAGTCAATATTTGTgaaaatctaattatttttacaaatattgaaaaaatgttaatacgATTTCTGAAAAAAAGGAACACCAATAatgatgcatgtatatttgtttCAGCTCGCGTATttagttattcttttttaaaggtATAAACATGTTTGTATGCATAAAATCAGAATTCATCCTGACGATTTTGCTTTTAGCGGGGAAGTTATTCATTGAAGATTAAGGTGGAAACGACGACAATCGGTTATATACATGCAGGGATCTGCCGAATTTCCTGAGATATAAAAATCTTACGAGCAGTAGAGGTGCGCTATATCAAGAGGGACAAATATTTGCCAGCAACGCAATAAATTTTATATGGCATGTGTAAAGGCAATAAAAGATCATTATTATTTACACCGAGAACCAAAAAAGCTGAGAGAAAGTTAAAGGTTCCCTAAAGCTCATTTTTAAGACAAAAGCATATTTTCAAAAGAATGTGTGTTTACGttactttaaacaaaaaattaattcgTTGATTAATATAAAGACTCAAAAATATATTCTCCTGGTGTGTATTTTTTCCTCGACACAATATAGCGCATAACATGCGTCAATGTGTACTTATTTTCgtgttttcatttcatattaaataaaattaaataagaaatcttACCCGGTTCAGTTGTGTATATCCTGTGACGATCATCGTACACAAACCGTCCATGTTGGTGGGGGGACAGGGCGGCAGAGTGAGACAAACTTTGGGGGGCAGCGTCTTATATCCCCCGCCACGTCTGGGCATTAATCTCAATGTCCTGCCTCGTTAATACGGGGGAAATGCAGCGGAATAGTTTATCGTACCTAATTTGTATGTATCGTCCCAAACCTGAATAATTCGTCCATATAATTACACTAACCTTTAAATCAGGAGGAGGGGAAATCACTCTCAAGATTACGTCACAAGACCTTTCCATTAAAAGAACCAATTTCAAGCAAAGACAAggatttagaaaatgaaaaatttttaCAAGGCCATATCGTATCTTTCAAGTGCAATAAAAGTTGAGGTCTATAAATGAAATGAGTGCTTTGTGACGGCAATTTGACTCGCTCTCGTGTGTGTCGTTAAACATTGGGGCGTGCTGAAGGCTTGCATACAAACTAGCCAGTCCTCATATAAAACACAGGAAACTTGCTGATAAATGGAGCCATTGATGCGGTATCCGCACCGAACAAGGGGGATTTTATTCCTCTCCCTCTTTTTATAGGACAGAAAAGATCGTGTATACTTACATAgatattaaactttaaaagtcATCTTTAAATTCAATAGTTACCAATAAGAGACGACATGAGGTCCCTAGCTGTACTCTCCTAGTGGAAttgagggtggggggggggggtgacttGATGCGACATGTTTAATGTCGAGGTAATTGGTGAACTTATCGACTCATTTTTCCTTAAattagctaaaaaaaattctaaagttgaaacaatatacacagattggatacgtattgattttttattgtttgaaaagaaggatttggtaaaataaactttaaaattaaaaaattgattttatatataccggtatataaaaaaagaagaataaaatTCCCCTATGAATTTTGTTGCAACGTTTATTGCATGCATATTTCATATTCACAAATAAGTCTTTTAAACGCATTGGTCAAATGATAAATTATTAAGATCCGCTACAATGCTAAATAACAAATGccaaaaatttaaaagacaaaatattttatttcatattactATTATGCTGAAGTATATCGAGTAGACGAAATATGTTCtttatcaatatatacatgtaaaagaaaatttgGATTGTAATAAGTcaagcagtaaaaaaaatatattttaaataaagatttgaaggcatatacagtatatatatatatatatatatatatatatatatatatatatatatatatatatttgggaattaagcaattttttcGATTACCCTATTTCTATTACCGGACAACATCGCAAACCACAGCCAATTTGAATACAATCCTCTCCCATCTTGGAAGGAGTTATGCGGACTCCGGACCGTGGCTTGAAACGTTGTAACTCGGGTTCAGATTGAATTTTATGAGaggaaataaaaacaacaacaaaaaacgaACTGTTGCCTCCAACGAACAGCTGCcttctttgttaatttttttatgggcGTAATGGTTTTCAAAGACAATTGGGTATATTCTATATATAGTTAACAGGGGACGTAAACTTATTAGTCTTTGATACGTGGCCATCCCCTGAGGATACAATGGGATACCGGAAAACCCTAAATAGATACATATAGGATTATAGGATATAATCTACATCTATCTATATTGGAACAGCAGGTATTCCTATTGTATTTCTGCCTATTTATACcactagtatacatgtacttatgtcCTTATCTGTCCTTATTGGTTTGGCGTTCACTACTATTGGTATGTGACCATTCATAATGTCTGGTAAATGGGGCATCACGGGATATGTCGTCCTCTCGGTCATAACTTGGGGACTGGCGACAGACCCCCCTCTCGGTAAGTTGAAATACTTTATGAACCTAATGTACGTACACAAATGTGCATCTTTAATAAAATGGTACTTCAAAATGCCATACATctcgccaaaaaaaaaaaaaacccaatcaaTTAAACGCTGTATATTCAGTCTTCGCAGGCTTGATGCTCAACAAATTATGGATACTTATCGGATtgactttaaaaattaagatatgatTCTCTTAgactaaaatttcatttatgaaatttctaattttgtagctccttgtatatttataaagagCTCTTTTTAAAATCCGACATTGTCCATTGCTGATGTCATTCGGTGTTTTTGTCTCCACAGAGACCTACAATGTTGACAGATCCGGGTTATCAGTCTCCGGTGTGTCATCAGGGGCCATCATGGCGTCACAACTACACGTCATCTACTCCAGCAAAATCATGGGCGTCGGATTAGTGGCAGGAGGTCGGTTTGAAAACTTAAATGACCTATATTTATTCGATTTCAAGGACATCAGCTTTATATATAAACTTCGTTATGCAGATTACTTGAAACACATCACAACATAAAttattctgtatttttttttgtctacaaACACACCGCCGTTTCAtcatcaacattaaaaaaagagTGCTCAGATCAGATTCTCAAAATCATCCTCCAAGACCATAGACAGAGAATTTATCAATCTTCGCATTTTGTATACAAAAGTTGCGATATCTAAACTTTGGCATAGTATACTCTCATATTGTAATTTATTGAtaactgggtgggtgtaaatatataattaacgATATGATaactgtaaatttatttttataaccacccagttaattcaaaatttacaatatgacggTAGTAAGTCGATAAGTTCTCAGTTTATGGTTTTGGGGGTTTGAACCAAACTCTATGACGTCATTGATAAAGTGCCCTTCGCCTGCTCGGGGGGTAGTCTGGCGGGACTGTCCACGTGTATGAAGGTCCCGTCCCTGGAGTCGGTTGCCACATTCACGGCCCTAGTTACCACGGGGGCATTCTTTGGGAACGTGGACGCCACCTACCACATGCGTCACGACAAAGTGTTCATCTTCAGCGGACAACAAGACTCCGTGGTACATCCGGGTGAGTGAGAATTTTGACGCATATTTTGAGACATGACGCCTCCATATCTGCTGTGCATTTTATATAAGAGGTGTTTAACTTTAAACCTGACTTGGAATCGTAAGGTTTTTTGAGAAAAGGGCTACATTTTATTGATGTAAATGGTACAAAACAGTTTCCCGCCAAGAAATAAAAGTAAGGGAATGGTCGATATACTTGAAACCAGAAACTCAATAATTTAGtttgaaaattgtaattttgcaggaaaagattatttattaattaaagtgTGGTGTTTTTCAAGCTTAGGCATATGGCTCCATCATGTACAATATAGCTTTGTATTAAAAGTGAATGATTGGGACTACAtctaaatgaattttaatggaATGGTTGTACACCCTGTTTTGTAGACAACGGTCCAAACATCGCTCGTTTTTATGAGCACTTCATCCACGACAGCCACAATATCAAAAAGGTTTTCAACCTGCAGACAGAACACTGTATGGTATATATCGCCATTCATGATGTTGTTATACAGTAATCGGATATGTTtatcgaaaaaaaacccaccaagtTATGACGCAAACGTAAGAAAAACTTCCGCAACACCAGAGCGAGTAGGTGTGGAATGGGATTCCACATTATCAGAATTGTCAAATATGTCAAAATTGTTAAGGACACACCAACGTACTTTCTTGTTCGTCGAGCGAGCgagcaattaaataataaaagtatttttttttatatatttcttcatcttgtttctgatttataaattaagacTATTTACAATGCAAAATAGAGCGGAAATAGAACAGAAAACATGCAGCGCAGAATTTCCTGGATGCgggatattttaatattattagtatagttttatttagataCGAGCGCGCGGGTCCGACGAACAAGGAATTCTATTGATGTGGCTTAAATGTTTGCtcatataaaattatttcaaaggtAAACAATGTAAAATCTCCGTCAGACtcacatattttaatttaactGACTGGGCTACACGGTTAAACAACAAGAGCGCTGatgataatactaagtttttggttgtttttaatGTGTATTGCATTAGGAAATAACGTGACAACGTCACGTGTCTGTGCTTACCTTAGATGGTAATGCTAGTATGGAGTCAAATTAACACATGGAGAATTATCATAAAATTCACTTTATCTGAAATATTTTCTGCTCagctatatttacattttctgcaGCCGACGGAAAATTTCGGTGGTTCCTGTACAGTACTCTCAGACACAAACTATCTCAACAACTGTGGCTATAATGGTGCGTTCGAAATCCTCAACTTCATTTATGGGGGACATTTAGTGGTATGCATGACTTTATAAAGCAACCCTTTACTCTTCATCACGTTTattagtttaaaacatttttaaaatcctctttgtcacaaaaaaatttgtttttcagagACCATCCAGCAATACGGCGTTATCTGGCGAGGTAATTAAGTGGTGAACAGCCCCACAACCCAAGTACAAtaagttgtaaaatattttgtacacTAGTAATATGGATTCTTTGTGTTTCTTTGTACTCTAAGTCGTCTTCAGATTCAAAATTCTGTGACCGCGATCATTCTCTGTGTTTATAATGTTTCTTGGTCACAATACTCTTGACTTTAATATTGGTTGGAGCAGGCAGACTTGAGGGCAAACAATTTTTGACTTTCGAAGCAGTCCTTAAACTTGACatctttgtacatgtagttgcgGAAGTTTAACCAGGCGGAGTTTTTCACGGCACCACCCCTGACCTATAGTTTTGACACCACCGGGTATATCTACATACCATCTAGATGTCGGGACAAATCACACAGTCAGTGCATGTGTACTCGGATATTCCTAGTACtcttaacaattaattaatagtcaaaacacacacacacccctTCTAGAAACTGACAGATTTGTAATTCGGtgttaaaaacttttattaaacTATTGGTCTAGCAAGTAGCAATCAGAATGtcacaattttgaattctacgtctggttttttttttcaattttagaatGCAAACTCCACGTGGCCCTGCACGGATGTAAAATGGGCAGGTGAGGTTCATATACCAGATTTAGTTAATACCAGGATAAAATTCCGCTCAGATTGAGAACGAGAGCATCTTTAATAGACCGCCTCATTATTCCCAGGCATGCGCAAGCTCTTTATTACGCTATATCTGCGATAACCCTTAGCTTATTTTGAATGCGTATAGTAATCGGATATTAGAGGTTTCATTTTCTAATTACGATAGAAAATGTGTAGGGGTTCTTTTGATTAGTATTTTAGTTTTGTGGTTGGTGGGTGTTTTTTGTTTGGTAGgcagtgtttttgctttttattgttttgtgcaCGTGGGTAGTAGCTTTGTTAATTTGTATTGCTGTTTAATTAAGTTCTAGTACGATTGAAATGTGTAATGTATGGCGGCTTGTTCTATGGTTATCAGACATTACATAAATGAGGACTACGTCAGACACGGGGGATATAACGAGGTGGGGGAGCTGAATGACGTCATCATCCTGTACCCCCAGGTCGTTCCCATCCCCCTCAACCCCTACGGTTGTTGGGATGGGTATGGATACACAGGCGCCATGTTTGGTACGTTTCCTAATGTAGtataatgtttttcattttctataattgatagaaatgtaaatgcattgaacttgaaatatttaatatgtgtgtacttaactttaattttgatttcagcTACTAACAAAGGATTCCAGGAGGAAGGCATCAGACGAATGATGAGACAAGTAATGGGAGGATGGTGATGGTCACGTGAAGATCACGTGATGAGAGTCACATGGTTTATCTACACAATAATTCCATTAGGAAGAGTATTTTGCTATTGAATTTGATAATAATAGCATTTTGATAACAAgcctttaataataataaaatgacaTACATTATGGAgaattgttaaacattttgtatttttgctGATAcagaaaaagtgtgtgtgtgtgtgtgttgttttttttttgtgtttttttttgtatacagaACCCAGTATCAAATTTATGTAACCCATGCAACATCTGCAGcgtatgaaaaataaaacctcTCCCTCTCACATCTACACAACACGTACACATgtacacacaaacacacacagacacacaaCACAGATGTATAGGTTCATGTGGCCTTCAGAAACTCCATTCCTCTGTCACATTCATCTGCTCCATCGAGTTTATCACAGAATCTACTGCTTTATCTACAAAAGATGGCAGAATACAGTGAATTATTACAGGAATTTTAGAGCTTtcttttcactttttaaatttcattcacTGAAATGTGAACAAACTGTAAAGGTAAATACAAGTATATGATGCATACCACGGATGACAAGGGTATCTCAACtgtttacagtacatgtacttttaaactAATGATAGAGTTATCCTATTTTATTGAAGTCAGAAAtggtaaaatacatgtattcggTCAATACAAAACCCTTAACTTTTATCGTACTAACCATAAGAAACATGGCCAAAGAAGCCAACATACCATAAAATACATTGGCTAGATTAGCCAGGTTTATTGGAATCAATGTAAGAGAAATTATGACACCCCTCTTCTTACTGTACTTACAGTCAGAAACATTGGCAAGGTTAGCCAGGTTTATTGGAATCGATGTAAGAGAAATTATGATGCCCTCTCTTCTTACTGTACTTACCGTCAGAAACATTGGATAGGTTAGCCAGGTTTATTGGAATCAATGTAAGAGAAATTATGATGCCCTCTCATCTTACTGCACCTACCATAAGAAACATTGGCTAGGATAGCCAGGTTTATTGGAATCAATGTAAGAGAAATTATGATGCCCTCTCGTCTTACTGTACTTACCGTCAGAAACATTGGCTAGGTTAGCCAGGTTTATTGGAATCGATGTAAGAGAAATTATGATACCCTCTCGTCTTACTGTACTTACCGTCAGAGACATTGGATAGGTTAGCCAGGTTTATTGGAATCAATGTAAGAGAAATTATGATGCCCTCTCATCTTACTGCACCTACCATCAGAAACATTGGCTAGGTAAGCCAGGTTTATTGGAATCAATGTAAGAGAAATTATGATGCCCTCTCGTCTTACTGTACTTACCGTCAGAAACATTGGCTAGGTTAGCCAGGTTTATTGGAATCAATGTAAGAGAAATTATGATACCCTCTTGTCTTACTGTACTTACCGTCAGAAACATTGGCTAGGTTAGCCAGGTTTATTGGCGTCAGTGGCTGTAGGAGATTTGGCAGTGCCTCTGAGGACCTCTTCTTCAGGTGTTTAAACATTGGGTCTGATAACAAGCCCTCCGCTGATGGTCTGAAGAAAATTTAGATATACTAATGAAAATGTACAAAGTAAATTTTTGTAGCTGCCCCTCTTGATGGAAGTTTTTGTGAACAAGACCCCAATTAGACATTTTGTATATCAGTATGATGGTTATTTATAAAACTCAGTTATAAATGAAAACAGTTCATAAGTTACTGATAGAAAGatcttgtgtgtgtgtgtgttgacTCCTCCAAAATTTCAAGAATAGAAGACACCGTAATGAATATTCAAACACATTAACCatacaaataaatcaaaaccatGGAGAACTCAAATGTTGTACGTGtatctgaattaaattttaatcttaCACAGTAACATGGCCTACATTTACCATGAAATAGCACACATCAGGTAGATTTCCTGATTCATACCTGCACTTTGGATTCTTCTCTAAACACCTGTCAATCAAGCTATGGAAATGGGAGGAGAATTTACGAGCCTTTGCTAAGGCAACAATATCAATTCCGCCATTCTCCAGCTCCGCATTGTGTTGAGCTGTAAATGTAAAAAGCAAGACAAGGAATAATTTAACAGCCACTCCCAACTTTAGAATCAATAAAGGCGGcactaattgatacatgtatctattcaaTAAAGTACTACCGGTAgtaacaaaattatttcatcAAAGGCCAGTGTGAATTTCTATTGAGTAAGTAAAAATAGCTCACTGCACTATTTAATTacaatatttcctttttttcgtggaaaaatggggaaaatatgtagcaattttaatttttgtgattttatgagtttcttatagaaaatacatgtaatacacaataTAATTTCTGAATATTCAGTATTTTGCGATTTGAAAGAGATCGCAAATGAAGCAAAAATTAGATCATTGCGAAAATTACTGGATATACAGTGTTATGTGTGAAGCCTTAGACTTGATGGAGGCCATGATTTTAATGACATACCATGCTCCTCTCCAGTGAGGTCTGAGATGGTTGTACAGTCCAGCAGCATTGGCTTAGTACCATTCACTTTCTCAAGCAGCATCTATTCAAATAtacagcatatatatatatacatcctAAATAtagtacaattattttaaaggGTGATGTATCTCAAACATGTTACAAACCTGAGTCACTGGCATGTCCTCAAACGGAGGATAGCCATTGGCCAGCTCCCAACTTGTGATTCCGAGGCTGTATATGTCTGATTTTGTGTCATATCCTGACaaattctaaaacaaaaataaaataatgttaaaaacagAATAATGTAGTTTTGTGTCATATCCTGACaaattctaaaacaaaaaaagagtaatacatgtattaaaaacagttaaataaattaatgttgttttgtatCACATCCAGACAAActctaaaacaaaaatagaataatattataaaaaagtcaATAAATGTAGTTTTTGTGCATTAATAGAATAAATGTACTGCATACTGTTTTGAGGATTCATGAATTGGTCAACAGTGGCCTTACTCGTAAAATTGGTCATACTTCTCACTTTATTGAGCACATAGTGTTATACATCAACTCAATAACAAAATCCATGAAAGAAAATTACCAGTgttcaatgaaaaatgataaatctacagtacatgtatatgaattaataaattcatGGATTCTATTTAGTGTGTGTGATTGAGATGTTTTTACCTGCTCAAGGATTTCTGGACTGAGCCACTGCAAGTCGGCACTACAGGCCTCGGGGTAGTTATGAACCTGGTTCCACTTCCTGCCATGATGGAACATGTGGTAGACTTTGCGTAGGCCTGATAAACACACACTGCCATTGCCACCAATCAAAATATGGCTTGCCCTCACGCTCCTACaagcatttaaaatttcatttgccAAAAATCAGGGATATGTCTGAAACAGATGGTCAGGGCTTCAAAAAGTAATTTGAAACTAAATATAATAGTTTCTTAAATCAGATCCATGGCTCAATACAGAGTCTTTGTTCCTAGATGCTATCAAATGGGTCCATGTGTGTTATTTAGTATTTAAAAGTAATCAGATCTAGATAGTTTTGAGGTAGTAAGTGTCACCTGTGTATGATTCCTCGGTGATGGAGATATTCGAGCGCATTCAGTACATCCCGCAGGATGTAGGCTATTGCTGTCTCTGGCAGACCAGTCTTAAAATAGGCGTGTAAAACATCTCGAGCTGACCctgttataaagaaaaaaagccaCTGTAATATCATGTGGTTTAGAGGTTATCTACAGATATTCTTGTTACATTTTCTTCCTTGAAAGATGAATACTGTAaccagggttattttcgccccatgtTATTTTTGCCTTTCTTCACATGAATGCGGATTCGCTCCatcttgaattcacccagacaTAGTTGTATTTAAGGAAAGATAATACAAAACATTGGAAttcacccagtcttaaatttgcccgctgacaacaagaacaaaaggggcaaaaataaaatggaggtgaatatttccctgtatacagtacactTATTCATATAAATCAAGTGAAAACATGTAAGACAGTTTGGCTTCTCACTTACCATATCCGAGGAGAGGCATCACGCTCCACAGCTCATTGTTATGGACGAACGTACACAGATACTTGACGATGTTTTCATGACACATCTGTCTGCATAGAATCACTTCATCCTGAGAGCAGAAAGAAGAAGCCATTTTGTACATGACAGAATTAGATGTGCTTAGGAGCTAATACTTCAACATCTAAGGTATCTGGGAGATAGTATATCAAACATTATTTGACCAATTAGATCCAAATAGGTTACATAAAAATACAGTACATCCAAGTTTTTTTCCGCATGTCAAAAACTGACAA
This genomic window from Magallana gigas chromosome 5, xbMagGiga1.1, whole genome shotgun sequence contains:
- the LOC105321645 gene encoding poly(3-hydroxybutyrate) depolymerase, producing the protein MSGKWGITGYVVLSVITWGLATDPPLETYNVDRSGLSVSGVSSGAIMASQLHVIYSSKIMGVGLVAGVPFACSGGSLAGLSTCMKVPSLESVATFTALVTTGAFFGNVDATYHMRHDKVFIFSGQQDSVVHPDNGPNIARFYEHFIHDSHNIKKVFNLQTEHCMPTENFGGSCTVLSDTNYLNNCGYNGAFEILNFIYGGHLVRPSSNTALSGELRKFNQAEFFTAPPLTYSFDTTGYIYIPSRCRDKSHKCKLHVALHGCKMGRHYINEDYVRHGGYNEVGELNDVIILYPQVVPIPLNPYGCWDGYGYTGAMFATNKGFQEEGIRRMMRQVMGGW
- the LOC105321664 gene encoding STE20-related kinase adapter protein alpha isoform X2, which translates into the protein MHKASKSGSQSFGSQESNNGRFGDIVLQPDTTKYKLHAVIGKGSFENVTVHLAQHIPSGQKIAIKCIDIENSPVEFNIFQDEVILCRQMCHENIVKYLCTFVHNNELWSVMPLLGYGSARDVLHAYFKTGLPETAIAYILRDVLNALEYLHHRGIIHRSVRASHILIGGNGSVCLSGLRKVYHMFHHGRKWNQVHNYPEACSADLQWLSPEILEQNLSGYDTKSDIYSLGITSWELANGYPPFEDMPVTQMLLEKVNGTKPMLLDCTTISDLTGEEHAQHNAELENGGIDIVALAKARKFSSHFHSLIDRCLEKNPKCRPSAEGLLSDPMFKHLKKRSSEALPNLLQPLTPINLANLANVSDDKAVDSVINSMEQMNVTEEWSF
- the LOC105321664 gene encoding STE20-related kinase adapter protein alpha isoform X1, with the protein product MSLNCASCTKSQTLDSGGNVPYYKPMKVASKSGSQSFGSQESNNGRFGDIVLQPDTTKYKLHAVIGKGSFENVTVHLAQHIPSGQKIAIKCIDIENSPVEFNIFQDEVILCRQMCHENIVKYLCTFVHNNELWSVMPLLGYGSARDVLHAYFKTGLPETAIAYILRDVLNALEYLHHRGIIHRSVRASHILIGGNGSVCLSGLRKVYHMFHHGRKWNQVHNYPEACSADLQWLSPEILEQNLSGYDTKSDIYSLGITSWELANGYPPFEDMPVTQMLLEKVNGTKPMLLDCTTISDLTGEEHAQHNAELENGGIDIVALAKARKFSSHFHSLIDRCLEKNPKCRPSAEGLLSDPMFKHLKKRSSEALPNLLQPLTPINLANLANVSDDKAVDSVINSMEQMNVTEEWSF